One Excalfactoria chinensis isolate bCotChi1 chromosome 13, bCotChi1.hap2, whole genome shotgun sequence genomic window, CCTGCAGCTCCGTCACTTCACAGCTCtcacttcttcctgctcatGATCTGCTTGGAAATCCAGTTCATTCCATCCTGAGGGGAGGAGACGTATGAGCACAGCCCGGCCCTACACACCTGCAGCGCTGGCGGCCGCTCGCTCCGTACCTGCACACCTTCTCCAGACAGGGCTGAGCAGGCCTGGATCTGCCACTCTCGGTCCCGGTAGGTGTGGAGGCTCAGCCCTTCTGCAATCTCAGCCGCAGGTGCTGCTGTCACCAGGTCCTGCTTGTTGGCAAATACCAGCAGTGGGACCCCAATCAGAGATTCCTCCTCAGTGAGCTCCGCCAGCTCCTGCCAAGAGAGAAccccttcccagcagtgccgCTGCTCCCACAGATCCGCGTTCCTCTCTCAGGTGCTGCTGGTGATTCTCAAGAAGCCGTGAGGTCTCCACAATCCAAGGTGGAGATGGGAGCCCTTGAAGCTACATCTGTCCTGAGGAGAACCTGGAGCGGCGCTCAGCACTGCTTGGGGACAGAACACTCCTGGCACCCGGAGCACCTTGGGCaaagggcagctgctgccagcccacACAGTCTGGCACCCACGCCTCTGTTTCTGGCAGAGTCTGGTATCAGCATGGCCTCAGCTGACACTGTTTCACCTTccattctttgctttgctttccagcttTGACATCTCTCAGTTCACTACCTGAGCAAACGGCTTTGTTACATGGCCCTATGAGAGACAGGCACCCTGTGTCAGATGTCCCTGGGGCATCATCCTCAGCTTGGGTAGGATGGGAAGAGCTGCTTGGGGCAGGTCTGCATGCTGAGGCCCCGGTCATGAGCCCTTCCCACACAGCTTGGGAACCTCCAGCCCACACTGAACAGCCTTGTTCCCCACTGCTGTctccaggacctcaccaccgCCCCTCGCCCAGACCCTTCATACCTGCCCTGTCTCCTCAAAGCGCTTCTGGTCTGCACTGTCGATGACATAAATCTGCCAGGGGGGACAAAAGGAACATCAGGCAGCCCCTCctcacacagcacacagcttgtTGCAGGGCTCTGCTAGGGCATGGCCCCTGGCTCACCAGCAGGTCGGTGCTGCCCAGGTATTTCCTCCAGTAAGGTCGGACGGCGCGCTGCCCACCGATGTCCCAGATGTTCAGCTTGAAGCCATGCGAGTGGACGCTCTTGATGTTGAACCCCTGTATGGAGAAGCAAACAAGGGCATCACCccaggggaagaaaagcaggacCCATCTCCCACCCGCTGTGCTTGCTCCGGAGCAGCCTGTACCTGGGTGGGGGTGATGGTGCTGACCTCCTCAGACACCAGGTGCTTCAGCAGCGTGGTCTTGCCTGCATTGTCCAGCCCCAGCAGTACGATGCGGAGCTCCTGCCCTGGGGACCCCCTCAGCCTCTGGATGACGGAGAGCAGCCCCTGAGGATGCGGGGGGCTGGGAGAGtcctgcagggtgctgggtTGCTGCAGAGCACCCTCGTTTTGCAGCAGGGAGCCGGGTGCTCTGCTGTCCATGGGTGCCCCGTGTCTGCGGCCTGAGCTGGGTCTGGGATTTAGTCCCAATATGCAGAGGTTCAGGGTGGACCTCCCTGGGAGCCCAGGCAGCTCCTGGCAGCCCAGGGGACAagccctggtgctgctctgccagccgGGCGCTGGTGTCAgtgcagctgctcagagcaggaggGATGTAGCTGGACCCCCCCTCACCTCTTGCACATCACCCACGGTCTGGGAatggctgcagctcacagcacgCCCGGGGAGAGGCTGGGGGCTCATCCCTGGGGCACTGGCATCTGCTTGACTGGCAcgttccccatccctgggggaGGAAGAGGATTATGGGCTCCAGAATTAGCCACTGTTTCTTCGTTTACCCACAGCATTAAGTAATGCCCTCAGTAAATCCCCCAGCCAGCTGTCACCCGTCCGCTACCTCTTCCTGCTCCCGACCCCCGGGATACAATGGGGGGCACAGAGCATCCCCCTCCCCAACTCACGGGGATGCACAGCAGGAGGACACGGCACCTGGGGACCACAAGCACTGCGTTGGAGTCACCAGCAAGGGATGCCGTGGGTCAGACACACAACAGAAGGCAGCTGGGGGCCGGCTGTGCAGGGGGCAAAGTGTGGCCGGGATTCCTCTCTCTTCAACCCGGAGCACGACAGGAGGTGACACTGCGGTACGGCAGCTCCGAGCCACGTCAGCCTGAACGACAGGCCGGCTGTGAAGCAGGACAGGgtgttcatagaatcacggaGTCATGGATTGGCCTGTAGGAGGCCTTaaagcccccccagccccaacccctgccccAGGCCGGCTGCCCCAAACCAGATCATGCCGCCCGGAGCCCACCCCTGGTGCTGGGCGCCTCCACGGGTGGGGCAAGCAAAGCTCCCTGCTGTCAGggtcaccccgcagccccccctgccccacacGGGC contains:
- the LOC140258082 gene encoding ADP-ribosylation factor-like protein 3 produces the protein MCKRPSSGRRHGAPMDSRAPGSLLQNEGALQQPSTLQDSPSPPHPQGLLSVIQRLRGSPGQELRIVLLGLDNAGKTTLLKHLVSEEVSTITPTQGFNIKSVHSHGFKLNIWDIGGQRAVRPYWRKYLGSTDLLIYVIDSADQKRFEETGQELAELTEEESLIGVPLLVFANKQDLVTAAPAAEIAEGLSLHTYRDREWQIQACSALSGEGWNELDFQADHEQEEVRAVK